TATAAGTCTTATAACACTAACCTTTCCGCCGCCACGTCAATgaaattaggttaggttaggttattactttatttacacTTTATTAATTGTCATCAGTTCATAACTCATCAACGCAAAGCCTTAAGCCATAAAGTGCACGTAAACAACCCATAGGTTGTTACGTACCCATACCCATAGGTACCCATGGTACTTGTACTGGGGAAatgtactgactttatatcaagtcaaaGGCGACGAAAAGGTCAAGTAATTCCAAACCGGGACATATTCACTTcgcctcaattttttttttttactgggaATGACATTGTCGTAGTTATTAGGAAACAATTACCGtgtaacattttgtaaaataaacaataagcaTGTGTAACTATAACTACCTAGTGTATATGAATGATTATTTGATTGCATTTGTAGAAATTTCAGGTAAAAAGGACCGTAAATGCAATAGACATTCATGGACATACGTCAATTACGAATTTAATTGACACATTGTGACATTACCTTTCCTGCTGTAAAAATCTACAATTTTATCAGCTAACTGCTGAAGTATACCGGGCGTTGACTCATGCTCTTCAACTTTAGCATAAAGAACTTTCATGTTTCCGGAATCGTTACCCATGTTGGCCAAGCCCCTAATACGAATTTTTAGAGGAAAATGATCTTGAAGCAGTGGGCTGAAATCATatgaaaattcttataaaatttaaataaaatgctgGCAATCTTCGGACCAGTGATGACTTTTCGTTCGCATCTGTCCTCatgatacctacattttatgcTTGGCGGGGTAGCGTTGACGGATATTAGACACATCATgaactatacctatatactcgtACAACTTAAATAAAACGATTAGAAAAACTAACATTATAACTTTCTCCTTGGCCTCTGTAAGCAAGTTGGAAGCAAAAATCTTTTCCTGATTATCCGTTAAACACGTAACTCCTACGGTTAGATGGATTTTGCCGGGCTTAATAAAGATAGATTCATGTAACCCACGGCTTTGACAATCGCGAAGGACAGCTTCCTGAAACAGGTATTTGAAAAGCACAAAATTAACGTGCCTAAACTATAAAGGTTAACACAGATCATACTTACGTGCGGTGCGTATCATTACCATTAGTAGCAGATGAGACTaatacgcgtcaaaagtataaaCCAATATCTAATGACTATAAAAAAGAGGTGTCTTATATGTGAAACGGCAGATATATTTTTTGACGCCAACTGTAGAGATATATATGTATCTGTGCTATTAGAGGTTGGCAACCTTTTGGCgcgatgttttttttatccgctaatagctagccatacacgcacggatttgcccgccGGGCACGTCTCGAATCTGATCCGCGACTTCGCCACACACGGCGACGGGCATCAGTTGTGATCCGGATTTAGCTAGTAACGGTTGTCTGCAACAAATGTCTCTGTCCAAACAAAAACTGGCTGTGATATGTGGAGGTTTTATATATCTCGAAGAAAGAAAACGAAGAAGAGTTTAGGTAAAATATTGGCTAGCCAAACGACCACGATATAGCCATATGAACCTACTTAAAGATATGATaagattatatttttgttttaacgaaTTTCTCATCTGCGACGGGATTACCTAAGTTCTTTACATTTTTCGATCAATtttctttcaggcagatccgacgggcaaatccgtgcgtgtatggctagctactGTTGAGGCTGATTGACCATAGTTAATATGTATCTATCGTTGTTTCAATTTAACTTTGTGACAGTGAATAGTGTTGATGAATCGGTAAGTTTGTAAATCCCTTTACAACTTCCTACCTACCTGAAATCGTGTAAAATTGTCCATGATGTCCGGCTTATTCATAGgtattgaaatgaaatgcgtagGCTTCTGTTTCATTCGCAACGACACAACTATCATGTTGATTTGCCGTCTTGCGGCTGTCACATTCTAAAAAAGAATACAATTGGGTAagataagtattataaaataatgatagtattcactaaaaattaatctttaaaaaacaagtaaaaccaacttcaaacgggaaaaaataaaatattatctcgttttatatgcgctagcaaactgatacgtttgaagtcggtgccaagccaaatcttaaaagcgtcaagTTGCCGTCAAACAGAATGCCAAAACCCTggtatagtttgataagaacaaaagaaccagtattgtaactatttagctttgcaccgacttcaaacgtatcagtttgctagcgcatataaaacgagataatattttattttttcccgtttgaagtcggttttacttttttttaagattaattttatatttccatTATTAGTGTTTCTTCAtctgtctggccaaactgtcactaaacatttttgcacttcgggtaagtttcaagtttcaaggtctggatctaagctattgaggagttggacctcatggaacccatcatcagaactagaccttaacacAAATTTTCCTTCAGACTTACttgtgcttaacaaatataacgaagaggacttaaatcgccaaaattgaaatgtgcgttgttaaagagtcccgttctggtcatcataagtagttccacttcaacaaatggtactgttttggatgaaagtgcttggtttgttgatggaaatactaaaaccgatatgtatgcctataagatttgaggagttccctggattcctaatggatcccttcatcaaaactaggtttttacaaaaacgggaccaactagggactatatacattcaaacaaaaaaataattatccaaatcggctcagaaatgacggagttctgaggtaacatacatacaaaaaaaatacggtcgaattgataacctcctcctttttttgaagtcggttaaaaatgaatAGCGGGTTGGATATAATTGAAACTCAGCAACACCGGCTTCATAGATAGTTCACTACCAACTAAGTTAAGCGGCCGTTAAACGTGTTTCACAGTAGTTTATCTTGAGCCCGATTCATATTTCGCAATTTGTTATGAACTGGTtttaatacctttttttttcaatatgttAACATGACCTTACAGAAATCCAATGCGCcatgaaacttaaaattaacatataacaaACAGGTACATATAAGTTATTACAAATAACAATCAGGtacatcaaaaatatttacaaataacacaattacaaattactatcactatttaaactttcacggatGTAGGCCTCGcatccatcacctcacagaatCTTAGGCATTCATTTCTCGCAGATGCCCATCGCTACGCCAACAGGTCGCACTCGGGTGCTGATGCCAAAAGAGCATTCAAGTGTGTAAGGGCACGGAGCAGCGGAGATATCAGGCGCGACACGGTGCGTCTACAAAGCCAACAGATCGCGTCGCCGCGCTCTGAGGGCTATtcagcgatcttcaaggtcgtatcaaaaccagttcaaccccataacaaattgttgaaTCCGAATCGGGCTCCTAAATAAATTTTGTACTtgtgtatagtctgcatcttttccaatgactttttcgccttagacggtaatctgttaaacaaaagccattgttccttttgtccTAGCGGTCGCGGAGCGCGttctacggcgcgtgccattgtcagaaacaatggtacacaatgggcgaccgctcgcacaaaaggaacaatggcttttgtttaacagattaccgtcttaggcgaaaaagtcatttgagaagatgcagactatattaTTATCAGTAAAATCTTACTGCAGCAGTAGGTCCCAGTATAGTGATATCTCCATCTTGACCATGTCCAGGTATCTTCAGTTCCGTCTTGGTATCTTGCTCAATTTTATCTTTTGTCTGTTGTTGAGTTCCTATTATTAATCCAAAATATTTCCTAGAACCAAAATTTTAAAGTGAGgttgaaacaataaaaaaattgtactttgGAAAGAATAcctaatcccatcaaaaacattacatgtaaaaagatgcaagtctcgcaacgcagttcttctactgaaaaaatattgaaatgtaatgtgataccaagtcggttattttagtcagtgccagggggtgttaaaaccgtaacaatattagatacttacctttattttttaatacatataatgacttggcacaGTGCAATCAGATTTCGTCTAttttcatttatcatttatttattgtattgtcatgtacataataggtgttacataatataaagtcagatcatgacaccctgtaagggcacacaatagtaatattattctaggctattctaggctaattacatttacttattagtaatcaatttaaattaaaataaaataaatgaccgcaaatcttaaaactaaatctaagaatatatcgtcaaaaataattatattggtaaatgattaattgaattaatttgtcagtttattattaatagttattattttaatatattgatgtcgtataataataagtaggctaatggtagaaaaaaatgtcaaattgcaatgtaaaatcCTAGTTTCATCAGTGTCATATTCATAACATTACTACATActtagctaaaataataatataattttaatataataatgcccttttaccaagtttcgtATTCCTACCTTAAACggaaacttgtactacatataaacttacatcctctttttaacccccttattaggggttgaattattaagaacgttgaaatattttttttgtaatattatgcaatgcctttctaagaagtttcagagtatttgtaatggtttcaaattttcaacccttttttaacccttttaggggatgaatttttaaaaatgctgaaataacttttcctgtattctaataatatgcctatatacaaagttttaagtcccgcatttgataaaaattttgatctccatacaaacttacaacccctttttcaccaccttaggggatgaattttcaaaaacgctgaaattagttttctttttttttaataatatatcttttacccaaggttcgaattcatagcttgaaataaaacttgaaccccatacaaactctggaccctcatttcatccccttaggggatgaattttgaaaaaccccttcttagtggatactaacgttataaaaactacccattgtgaaaaattcagctctctaggtccaacggtttgggctgggcgttgatttaagtgagtcagtcagtcagtcagtcagtcaggacttttacgtttatatatatagactagctgttgcccgcgacttcgtacgcgtggatttgtatgttggtggttatacaTATTCTACATGaccataatatagaacattatgcagcaaaagataggtatcagtagggacggttaatcatttgttaataattatacaacgcatgaaatttgtctttcacaaactacgaagtttcaagaatctaactgaaaaaaattgttcccgatataatccctcttgACCCTcatagaagatttacaagtccactatttaaaaaaaaaaattcgctcccgaaactattaatacaaacttttcaaaaacggtgtaagtaatcagttttcgtctattttaatataatgccctttttaccaagtttcaagttcctagcttaaaagaaaatttgtaccacatatttatttttgctaatatacacagatacaaatataaacttacatcccctttttaacccctttagaggttgaattttaaaaaacgctgaaattacttttcttgtattctaataatatgtctttatacaaagattcaagtcccacactcacaaaaatatttgatctccatacaaattttcaacccctttttaacccccttaggggttgaatttctgaaaacgtcaatattacttttttttgtaatcggctattatgcctttctaggaagtttcaaagtatttgtaatggattcaaactttcaacccttttttaacccatttaggggatgaatttttagaaacgctgaaatcactttttttgtattttaataatatgcctttatacgaagtttcaagtcccgcactcaaaaaaatttatgatctccatacaaactttcaacccctttttcacggccttaggggatgaattttgaaaaaccccttcttagtggatactaacgtcataaaagctacctattgtgaaaaatttagctctctaggtccaacggtttgggctgggcgttgatttaagtgagtcggtcagtcagtcaggacttttacgtttatatatatagaagattacaaacttacttgtgcagttattaaatctttaaaacgtgactgatattgcggtatttttaagtttttattggcttaatacgctaaaaactaattacggtTCAAATctggagcttgtgggtctgctagaagtaccctagaattatgatgatcgtgagtgagtgtgtcagtaacaaaactaaggaactttgacatgaaataattcttaaactacatgtttaaattacatgttattgagaatatatctaaatcatgttatgctctatacgtcactaaaaattcagggttctagctttagctatcacaaaattacagaacgttgaaaatggcctgagtggtttcgagaaaaggatggtacggcataacatatactaatctatgggtACGGCCGTGcccatggtatagtatctctgaagaggagtaatgtaatgctgataataatgccatctcctggttatgctggacatctattcctcagccgtggtgccctgctgagctaaaaagcggtatctcaattgaagattgaatgcaaataagtaccttaaattttaatcataacGTTTCATTTCCAGTTCactcgtttttgagataccgccttttagtataaggagggctgagtgtggctagatataATTATTGTGTGTAGATGgtggaaaacaaaatataccaaacaaatatttaagcaggtatcttaatcgtatttaattaaatctagaagaatattattttaataaaaaatgttttgatagtgttactaaccttacgttgcaaatgaactaggaaacaaattaaatttgcaacgtaaaaatagtttttttaatatgtagtgcaaacaccgtacaatgacagatTGACGTATtatgacgaataaaaaaaccaaattacgtttggtttgacgggaaattttgaaattatttctaagttggtttttaatataaattccgtttaaacatacTTTAgatcagatttatgttaagatattaactaacagcgtttctttatatcacaaccaaccttcTGAGTTGTGTTGAGCTtttactcattcaaccaaaccaacgcaggcaagatgaaaagcaatggcggccgcgccgaatctgtgtaccttcttgtatgtacatcggtacaagaacaaggtaagtaaattttcgagtatatatatagtgctccggaacatttatttattatttcatctttatcaaaagctttgatagaggcttcgggcaaagcatatttatgaaatgttggcgatggaacattgtaacatttcaataacaaccgttgaactagcaccattcttagtgcccgtctttagatacacgttgctctgattatcataacTAAGATACTGTTTTCCGTGgctaggtcttaatctgataaatcaactacaacctgccaaaattgGAAAGACCTACATCTAATGACAAAATCCAAGCACAATAccgttacctttgtcgacattttacatgaattatatcccgattcactgatttcttgttacctaacattaaatgtgacaatagcacacccttaaaatgcatgctcaacacttgtcctgtttcgctaTAAAATactctttttataattttgataacatcttaattgtaaatatattttcaggtacgAGTATTAAAAAGCTTCaagaataaagttgcgacacggcaggtatcgataagtttttcgattttgtcaatggcaatttcagtaaacctaaaaaaggaaaaatctacCTATGCGTTGTAACACCCAGATgaccgcaccacaaattgtggtTAAAAAGCTGGAATGTTctaaaaactattaaatatGCGACCAAAAATGgatcaaaatgaaatcaataaaaagttggatcaaactatcaatgaagctttccaagttattttgggatcatgaagaagaaatgaaataggttgcctctaattattatttaaaacatagtcaggaaataaattgttacatactatatgtacatacctactcgctgttaagatattttcacgctgtatttgcatttgtcttagttacttggaatggaacgtatgtaaataagtaggtacttataaataatatattgtacttgattcaacataagttttcatttatttattctgaaaaactgatttatgtagttttctaagcatATACAATGGAATTTGGTACGAcaaagaaaactacataaatcagtttccagtattaaaattgttacttgtaggtaaagaacccataagtatgtgtgtgtgagtgtacatgtgtgcgtgtttactgcatatacagtctcattagttgagagcaggaccgctaggggcagcactagtagagacgtgaacgtgaaatgtccgagagtttcttatctattacagtaataacatatactaatctatggccgtgcctctttgttttgctcgacttggcgggggcactgccgtgcccccagatagaaagtatagaagTTAAAATTCCTGGTCGAAGTTCAAGCGTACTATGTATATTTATGTtgtggttataaaaataaattctaataaaaaatCGGTACCTATCTTCGATATTTTAGGTGaactattttggaaaaaaacggacaagtgcgagtcggactcgcccaccgagggttccgtactttttagtatttgttgttgtagcggcaacagaaatacatcatctgtgaaaattttaactctctagctatcacggttcatgagatacagcctggtgacagacagacagacggacagaggagtcttagtagtagggtcccgtttttaccctttgggtacggaaccctaaatatcataaaataaataaataagtaggttttATCATAGGTAATTTGGCTTCTGCAAATAAGGATTGATACGTGACTCGTCTGTAAGTACCATAATTGTATCTAATGTTGAATAAGAAAAATCGATGAACAGGGCGTGAAGGGCCTTAAAAGTCTCGTTACTACAGTAGGTACCTCCAACTGTTTATATTAAATTGGCATTATATAGGTGTGAAAATTTAGTTTCGGAATAAGGCCCCTTGAATGGagattttaaaaaataactgtttACTTGGAAACATGAAAACTTGTACTGTATCTAGAATCATCAAGTTCCGTTATTTCTATATTTTCATCGAAATCAATGTTCTCGTAGTCGCCGTCCATTTCTGAAACGATTGAAGGaaagatgttattatttatataaatacctatcagAAATCTTAAGGGCCACTTAACAcagggtttaaccggttaaccccgagttagtggctaaTCTTGGATGGTGCAAGGGGctctaattaaaataaatgtcttaGCGCCACGGCACCATACCACTAACCCGAGATTAAtcggttaaactgttaacccagtgtcaaattatactggtaacaatggtaactccaggtttaccggttaaccccgggttagtgaatggtgcaagtggcccttaatatCATCACGCCCAAATACAGTGTGTATGCCTCTTGCTAATAATGAGACCCGAGCAAGTAAAGGTTTTGAAAGTAAATCACGAGCGTAGCGACTGGTTCAAAAAGTAGAATCTTAATAATCGCGTGGGTTTCCGGTCACGACAGGTGAACAAATTTTTGCTACTTACCAATACCAAGTGAGTGAAAGTATTTATAGcattacattaaatattttagattcTTTAAGATCAGATCTATCATTAATTAAAATCCTAAATTTTCCTGATATTTCTTCGGATAATGACCCCGTACTTTATTGAAAATCGCTAGATCCCTGTCCGGGCGAACCACTAGTTTATTGAAATCAAAAAGGAAagctacttacctacttataataagACGACTTACCTTTTTCTCTCAATGATGGAATAAAAGTTGGTTGTACAACTTATTGTATCGTTGAGCAATCGCCAATTCGAAATAAGATTCTTGAAACAATCAATATAACCAGTAATAACATTACCTACCCGATTCAATTACAGTGCATTAACTAAGAAAAGGCAAAACAACTTATCTTGTCACAtgtatttgatattattttcacgAATAGGAAAAGGAGGTCAGTATTTGATGATGCAAATAACTCGCCAAATGGAAATGCTACTGAGGTTTTATTACAGTAATAAAAAATTACCTACTCTCAATGATTGTCCTACCGAAATTAATCTTTTTTCGGTTATTTTGTTGAAGTACACACAATTTCCACGCATGCGCAATGCGGTGTCGGATCTACTTTTAAGACGCAAAAAACAGATAACCTCAATCACAATCTAATGTCAAATTGCGTTAAATTCATAGAAAACCACAGAACTAGgaaagcataaattttaggtctgtgtaGAAAACAAATTCGGGGTACGGGTACAATAATTACTTTTCGAAATAGATGGAATACCCAATTTTATACGCGTATCACTTGTGGCAACGGAAATACCGCGAGACCTACTCTCATatgttcattattatttataacacatTGACTTTTATGTAacgtatcattttttttttcgggtAAAAACTGCCAGCCCAGTGCTGTGTTGCCAGTGTAAAATGGTAACTAACCCAGCGATAAATATTCCTGCTATTTCAACGGTTTTTAAAATGCTATAGGGTAGGATTTTTGAGGGATAACAGTATGAGGTTCTTTAAAAAGGAAGTGTACTtaaaggtttttaaagggtcacCAACGTGCATattctgatttgtaattaaattccaaaaaactaacctcactcagatcctttttctttcgtaataatggaaaatatgtaaagaagtaaactcaaatttcccttttgcatactctagcatttaaaataaatatagatgtatccttttagctttgtttagtttcttaaaacatacggaaaagagaaaaagtgaggttagattattggcCTTTAATTATAAGTAAATCAGAGTTTATGTGATACCTACCCCTGGACCTGGAGGCCTGGAGTTACACgtgttcataggctacggtaaccacTAAACGTTACGGACTGTTTGCCGCcgtggtataatttttttttttaatttctacattaACTTTACCTGTACTACTTCTTCTTCCCACCTTTATCTGGTTATATGTATTttagacatgcaggcaaaccaaagaaattctaccggaactgaaccacaagcttaccaaaatattactgaaaacaccaaaaagccaactacgtaaaatagtaggattaataacaggacataacacactaaacaaacacctacatattatgggtaaaacggacagccccatgtgcagagcgtgcatggcagaagaagaaacaacaaaacatattctcctagactgtaaacaggtagaagtatataggagcaaatacctagggaatccatgcacactaaaggaggcaactatatagtaacctgaagactttgctaggcttcgtggaggagctggggtggttagagtagcgctacctcgtttcacgcaaaataggcacattggatgtcgagttgcggaaaatgcccagcaaaactaactaactaactttaGACCTGAAATTCTAGTAAGGATATTATTATATAGAAACTCCAACATACAACTGCATACACCAaacacttagcgccacttgcaccatcccactaacccgaggttaacccgttaacccagtgtcaaattgtactagtaaccatggtaactccaggtttaactggttaaccccgggttagtgggatggtgcgaGTGGCGCTTAGTCATTTAATCATTGCAATCATGTAAAGTTATGCGTATTTCAacacaattttataatatttaccttGCCTAAAAGGTGCAGGTAACACCTAAATATAACACctagtaggtattataaaatgttatgtatcTTATACCTACTTACCAGCATGTTGGCCATTACAATTACGTTGGCCGAATCCATTATGACATACTGCATTACCATTTGGGGGGGATTGGGCGACAAGGTGATACATTCTGCGAGTGTGGAGTAACCCAAACAACAATACACATGAGACAGTGTTCTCTGTGCTCAACGATGTGCACTGAGGAAGATCTCCTGAGGGCCACACCCCGAGGGCTAGAAGTGGCAAAACATTGGCAGacaaaaattttgtttaagaAGTTTGATCCCTCTACAcgagcaagaagaagaagatttggGGGGGATCACGCAAAACTAAGTTTATTGATGTCGAACGAGGTCAAAGGTGTCTGATAAAAGTCATGTACTCGAAACCTTACCGCTTCCCTACAATTGAGCTGTATCAAATGTCAAA
This DNA window, taken from Cydia strobilella chromosome 4, ilCydStro3.1, whole genome shotgun sequence, encodes the following:
- the LOC134740659 gene encoding activating signal cointegrator 1 complex subunit 1-like, which translates into the protein MDGDYENIDFDENIEITELDDSRYSTSFHVSKKYFGLIIGTQQQTKDKIEQDTKTELKIPGHGQDGDITILGPTAANVTAARRQINMIVVSLRMKQKPTHFISIPMNKPDIMDNFTRFQEAVLRDCQSRGLHESIFIKPGKIHLTVGVTCLTDNQEKIFASNLLTEAKEKVIIPLLQDHFPLKIRIRGLANMGNDSGNMKVLYAKVEEHESTPGILQQLADKIVDFYSRKGLMNKNAFGRDSVKLHVTLLNIRYRSKSSQDIRVENKRITFDGADILDKFANFDFGVLEVTDIHLSQINTIGPDGYYEPTFKISIP